aaaaaactcaacttCATGTCCAGCGGAGACGGGACGAATTTCCAAAAGCCACCTTTCCAGGATTTGAGACATTTCGTTTCACACAGAGTTCATTAAAGAGCACGTTTGATCCAGTTCTTGTTCAAACAGAGGTTTGACTGATCCCGTGACCAACCGAGGGTGGATTTACTTACACAAACTTAACTGAACCTAAAAGCACCGCGCGCCATTTTGACATGCGTGTTTGTGTCGGGATTAAACTAAAACTATTAGCAGAACTTCCGCAGCTTGCAAAGCCGCAGAAGCGTTCAGCCTCAGGAAACCAGTGCGTTTCAtaactgtctgtctctgacgGGACGCTTCTGGAGTTTTCCTTTATGAGGACCGGCAGCGAGCATTTATGGACTCTGAGTCTTTCTTTAATTCCACCAATGAAGGTGAGAGGAGCGTCCAAACTTTACACACTGGAAGTTCACTAAGTAGAACAAAATGTACAttctaaacaaaaaaaaagatactcTTTAGTGCTCAGACCTGCTTTTCTGGGCCTTTCGGGTCTTTGTGTATGAATAGCTCAAGACTTTTAGAGAGGACAAAGAGGGGACTTTCTTGGGGGGGGACTCGTCACAGCGGTTTAAGCTAAACTACTCCGGTTGGACGGGAGGAAGTTACCCTCGTGTAATTTCCTGTTGGTGGTCACCCGTGGGAGGAGTTaccatgggggggtgggggggggggtgcagctgaGGAAGTGAAGGCTGCGCTTCATTTAAGACGTCTGTGAGTTTGTTTTTCGAGACGACAGCCCCGTCTGGTGACGGTATTCCAAGTCGTGCAGTTTTGTAACGAACGCGTCCGTTCCTCCCGACAGCTCGcggctcctccctgctcctcagGAGTCGCCCCCGGGAGATCCACCGGGAGCGCGGGGATGTACAAGCTGGACGTGGAGCTGAAGAGAGGACACCACCTGGCCGTCCGGGACAGGGGAGGTAGGCGTCAAAGCTAGCCTGTCCTGTTCTGGATTTCATCGGTCGCTGAAGACTCGATCTGTCGCGTTAGGCTCCAGCGATCCTTACGTCAAGTTTAAGGTCGCCGGTAAGGACGTGTTCAGGAGCAAAACCGTCCACAAAGACCTCAACCCGGTGTGGAACGAGAAAACCAGCATCGTAGTGGATTGTCTGAGCGAACCTTTGTACGTAAAGGTAAAAGAAACTCGCCCGAGGCAAAGCGTCTCCGCGTCAGATCCTCGTGAAGGTCAGCGGGCGTCTGTCGTTGCAGGTGTTTGACTACGACTTCGCACTTCGCGACGACTTCATGGGCTCGGCTCACCTTTACCTGGAGTctctggagcagcagaggtCTGTGTGACTGTGAGAATAGAATTGCCTGGACGTTAGCACAGTTAGCATTTCCATGTCCGTTGCCCCCCCCGATCCCGCGGTTGTTGCTCCAGGACCGTACCGGTGACGCTGGAGCTGACGGACGCTCTACACCCCGATCAGGACCTGGGCCGCCTGGAGCTCGCCGTCACCCTGACGCCGAAGCACAGTCCCGTCGAGGAACGCCGAGACTCCACGGTACGTCCGCTGCGGCGCTCTCTCGCCTCTTTAAGCGATTCCAGCTAGCTCCTAAAGTGGATCGTCCAGGcaatttaatttagtttaacTGGTCACAACTGGGAGAGAACCAGCGAAGAGAGGGGTCCGCTGACTAACCCATTAACctactaactaactaactaactatcTTTAGAAGAACTCTGCGTCGTGTCACTGAAAGGTGGGGGATGCTTCCGGAAGGAGATCCAGGGATTTACTGCCCCGTCATCTTAAAGTGTGATTGGCTGACATCCCATCGAGAGGCGGGACTTCCGCCTGAGAACGCGTGTCATTCATATGTAGCCTATTTTTGGTTAATTTAGGGGGCGCTAGTGGCTTCATAAAGGCTGCGCTTCCCTCACCCTGCAGGATTCCGTTCAATTAATGCATCCTAATGTTTATCCAGACTCTGCTGCTCAGGAGGTCCTGGAAGCGATCTGTAAAGGTAACTttaccttcatcatcatcatcatcgtgtgtGTGCCGGAACACCTTTCCATTAACCGTCCTTCACGCCTTCTGGCCCCGTTTCTCGTCGTCGTGACTTCCTGCGGTCATTCCATTCGCTGGCTGTGAacggggtgggggagggggggggggggctccggttCTTCAGACTGCGTCACGCCAGGCTGACGCTAAACGTTCTTATTGTCAATTTATCTCCAGAAGCCAAAACCAACGTCAGTATTGAGAGTTTTGGTTTTAATTACAGGATTTGTGACAATAAATAACGACGTTAAAACGACTTTAGCGGAGACCCCAGGATCTTGATCAATGTGGAATACTTTTAGATTTTAAATCGAGGGTCCTGCATCTTGTCCCGCTTCGACTGGGAGTTCTGGGAGTTCAGCGTTTGCGTCTGTGTGTGaatcggcagcagcagcagtcggtGCGGCTTTCAGAGCGGCGCCGGAAGTCCCAGTTCTGGAGAGGGATCGTCAGCATCGCGCTGATCCAAGGCCGGGACCTGGTTCCCATGGATACCAACGGGCTGAGTGACCCGTACGTCAAGTTCAAGCTGGGACACCAGAAGTATCGCAGCAAGGTGCGTGACCCCCGcgctccttcaaaataaaagcatgcttCCCataatctctgtgtgtgtgtgtgtgtgcgtgcagactGTTCCAAAAAGCCTGAGTCCACAGTGGAGGGAACAGTTTGACCTCCATCTGTTTGAGGAGACTGGAGGAGAGGTGGAGATCACAGTGTGGGACAGAGACACCGGAAGGAGGGACGACTTCATCGGACGGTCAGTCGACATTGTtctatatacatatatatagaaCCTCCTCGGTACGTTGCTACGGGCCCGTTGCGAAGCGTAGAGCCTCCTCGGTACGTTGCTACGGGCCCGTTGTGAAGCGTAGAACCTCCTCGGTACGTTGCTACGGGCCCGTTGTGAAGCGTAGAACCTCCTCGGTACGTTGCTACGGGCCCGTTGTGAAGCGTAGAACCTCCTCGGTACGTTGCTACGGGCCCGTTGTGAAGCGTAGAACCTCCTCGGTACGTTGCTACGGGCCCGTTGTGAAGCGTAGAACCTCCTCGGTACGTTGCTACGGGCCCGTTGTGAAGCGTAGAGCCTCCTCGGTACGTTGCTACGGGCCCGTTGTGAAGCGTAGAGCCTCCTCGGTACGTTGCTACGGGCCCGTTGCGAAGCGTAGAACCTCCTCGGTACGTTGCTACGGGGCCGTTGTGAAGCGTAGAGCCTCCTCGGTACGTTGCTACGGGCCCGTTGCGAAGCGTAGAGCCTCCTCGGTACGTTGCTACGGGCCCGTTGTGAAGCATAGAACCTCCTCGGTACGTTGCTACGGGCCCGTTGTGAAGCATAGAACCTCCTCGGTACGTTGCTACGGGCCCGTTGTGAAGCGTAGAACCTCCTCAGCACCTCCATGCTTCCGCAGCTGCCAGCTGGATCTCTCCACGCTGACGAAGGAGCGGACTCATCACCTGGAGCTGCCGCTGGACGAGTCCCGGGGCTTCCTGGTGCTGCTGGTCACGCTGACCGCCTCGCCTCACGTCTCCATCGCTGACCTGCCCGTCACGCCGCTGGACAACCCGCAGGAGCGCAGGGAGATACTGGAGCGATacgtgagtgtgtgagagtcgCTGCTGCGTCTCTCGCACACACCCCCGCCGGAAAACGGGTTTCCTGTTCTCGTCCTTTCTGCTCCAGAGTTTGGCGAAGTCGTTCTCCAACCTGAAGGACGTTGGCATCGTGCAGGTGAAGGTGATGAGAGCAGAAGGACTCATGGCGGCGGACGTGAACGGTAGTAATATTCATCTCACATCTTGTACTTGTTTTTATACTCCCCTCATGTACTTGTACTTGATGCTGCCTCCACTGTTCTCCAGGTAAGAGCGATCCCTTCTGTGTTTTGGAGCTGAACAACGACAGACTTCAGACTCACACCGTTTATAAGAACCTCAATCCAGAGTGGAACAAAGTGTTCACCTTGTGAGTGACACCAGTCGTCCTCCACCAACACGGCTtcatccttcaaaataaaagcatccgAGCGTGCATTCACACTCGTCTGTCTGATCCCTCGTCTTCGTCGTTCCTCCCGTCTCCTCGTCTGCCAGTAACGTGAAGGACATTCACTCGGTGCTGGAGGTGACGGTGCTCGACGAGGACGGGGACCGGAGCGCCGACTTCCTGGGTCGAGTCGCCGTCCCCTTATTGCACGTGAGTACGAGAACACGGTGAATAGAACCGGTTCTACGGTTCTACGCCAGCGATGAGCTTAAGCGTCTCTCCGACAGATCCGTAACGGCGAACAGAAGAGCTACGCGTTGAAAAATAAGGAGCTGAGCGGTCCGACCAAAGGAGTCGTCCACCTGGAGATGGACGTCGTCTACAACGCTGTGAgtcccgctgggggggggggggggggggggtagactcGGCATTCCTTTGTGGCATCATCACATTTGAATTCTCCACCGTTGTGGATTTTAGTTTAAAGCTGCTCTGAGGTCCGTCGTCCCCGCGGAGCAGAAATacatggaggaggagccgaAAGTCTCCAAGCAGGTACGATGGTCGTCagtcagagacccccccccgaccccccgacccccccgggGCTTTTAAAGGAGACGCTCTAAGAACAGTTCAGTTTCCTCTTTTGTGTCGTTTGCGTTCCAGTTGCTCCAGCAGAACTTTAACCGCGTGAAGAGGTGCATCATGGTCCTGATCGGCTACGGGACGTACGTCAACAGCTGCTTCGAGTGGGAGTCGACTCA
The nucleotide sequence above comes from Brachionichthys hirsutus isolate HB-005 chromosome 19, CSIRO-AGI_Bhir_v1, whole genome shotgun sequence. Encoded proteins:
- the mctp1b gene encoding multiple C2 and transmembrane domain-containing protein 1, whose protein sequence is MEPSEAADHESRSSQQQTSLWKQFQARAKPLLGPKMGSRDPGERQERGWMFRRTKRRENVVLDRVISSSQPDLLFSSPADLEATEAPLCGKAAGKQQQQPASPGRKTAVASLVQSHRKSSSLGSARLDGLAEGPSGSGAGRGAAAAEPQLDGRDERPLAAPPCSSGVAPGRSTGSAGMYKLDVELKRGHHLAVRDRGGSSDPYVKFKVAGKDVFRSKTVHKDLNPVWNEKTSIVVDCLSEPLYVKVFDYDFALRDDFMGSAHLYLESLEQQRTVPVTLELTDALHPDQDLGRLELAVTLTPKHSPVEERRDSTTLLLRRSWKRSVKQQQSVRLSERRRKSQFWRGIVSIALIQGRDLVPMDTNGLSDPYVKFKLGHQKYRSKTVPKSLSPQWREQFDLHLFEETGGEVEITVWDRDTGRRDDFIGRCQLDLSTLTKERTHHLELPLDESRGFLVLLVTLTASPHVSIADLPVTPLDNPQERREILERYSLAKSFSNLKDVGIVQVKVMRAEGLMAADVNGKSDPFCVLELNNDRLQTHTVYKNLNPEWNKVFTFNVKDIHSVLEVTVLDEDGDRSADFLGRVAVPLLHIRNGEQKSYALKNKELSGPTKGVVHLEMDVVYNAFKAALRSVVPAEQKYMEEEPKVSKQLLQQNFNRVKRCIMVLIGYGTYVNSCFEWESTQRSVASFVLFVAAVWNFELYMLPLALLLPLLWNYFFRSSKETVRKPHHGSFEWDEDEDDKVTVEAEHKGFMDKLYAIQDVFISVQGALDEVASHGERVKNAVNWTVPFLSWLAIAALSAAAALLYLVPLRYIALAWGVNKFTKKLRNPFAISNNELLDFLSRVPSDVQVMQYRELKADPGQSPSKRRRTNPG